Proteins from a genomic interval of Acanthopagrus latus isolate v.2019 chromosome 7, fAcaLat1.1, whole genome shotgun sequence:
- the LOC119022940 gene encoding syntaphilin has product MSLTPSRKPSSGQRRRSVGTGGGGGRYSHSDASSTHTYPGRVRTADVSPTARTHPSTPRRQVKHTACSDNHGIRPPTPEQYLTPLQQKEVCIRHLRARLRDNVERLQHRDCEIDELRTQLYRMQEDWIEEECHRVEAQLALKEARKEIQHLQEVVESVKSNLNVREQDPHDHKPYSGLQARPGGKSRSCGCSPASTLSRGATHTRLSSEALQLERGSNTPESGRASRPAGQTHLLLEAALLSEQLPPQGHIRGPPTVPRSSTYEKLCSGGAMLPFSHSCHTLSSTCKCSAHAYLPHHHLFLHLPQEEAPVTSAPAAAPASDPIPTPSPAAEKKPEVRSQACSPTMSWLCEESCAEELSVISLKTDVPPSEPHLIPPSLPSLSLPEHSYSLEPLPPDKPEQVTKTPSEPHTCQPLPAAPLPVRQDATVVEIEEDDMDETEAANEDGYSPQLCHWSRYFLVDLLALAVPVVPTMAWLCRGAQRDVMPAYHIGSLLRGCCAVALYSLRRRGAGRGGRPASMNGTTSI; this is encoded by the exons ATGTCTCTCACTCCGAGTCGAAAACCCTCCTCAGGTCAGCGCAG GCGCTCGGTGGGCACTGGTGGCGGAGGTGGGCGATACTCTCACAGTGACGCATCCAGTACTCACACCTACCCGGGGCGGGTTAGGACAGCCGATGTCAGCCCCACGGCCAGGACGCATCCAAGTACACCCAG GCGTCAGGTGAAGCACACAGCCTGCAGTGACAACCATGGGATCAGGCCTCCGACCCCGGAGCAGTACCTCACACCTCTGCAACAGAAGGAGGTGTGTATCCGACACCTGCGAGCCAGACTGAGGGACAACGTGGAACGACTGCAACACAG AGACTGTGAAATCGATGAGTTGAGGACCCAGCTGTACAGGATGCAGGAGGACTGGATAGAGGAGGAATGTCACCGTGTGGAGGCCCAGTTAGCCCTGAAAGAGGCCCGCAAAGAGATCCAGCACCTTCAGGAGGTGGTTGAGTCGGTGAAGTCCAACCTGAACGTTCGTGAACAAGACCCCCACGATCACAAGCCATACTCAGGTTTGCAAGCTCGGCCGGGGGGGAAGTCTCGCTCCTGCGGCTGCTCCCCAGCCAGCACTTTGAGTCGCGGCGCCACCCACACCCGACTGAGCAGCGAGGCGCTGCAGCTGGAGCGCGGCTCAAATACTCCTGAGTCCGGCCGAGCGTCTCGCCCGGCGGGACAAACCCACCTGCTCCTGGAGGCGGCCCTCCTATCGGAGCAGCTGCCCCCGCAGGGCCACATCCGAGGCCCCCCGACTGTGCCGCGCTCCTCCACCTACGAGAAGCTGTGCAGTGGGGGGGCGATGTTGCCATTCTCACACTCCTGTCACACTCTCAGTAGCACCTGCAAGTGCAGTGCCCACGCCTACCTCCCTCATCATCACTTGTTCCTGCACTTACCTCAGGAGGAGGCCCCGGTGACATCGGCACCTGCAGCTGCCCCTGCGTCTGATCCCATCCCCACCCCGAGTCCTGCAGCGGAGAAGAAGCCGGAGGTGCGCTCCCAGGCCTGCAGCCCGACCATGAGCTGGCTGTGTGAGGAAAGCTGTGCCGAAGAGCTGAGTGTCATCTCTCTAAAAACAGACGTCCCCCCATCAGAGCCACATCTGATCCCACCGTCCTtaccctctctgtccctccctgaGCACTCATACAGTTTAGAGCCGCTCCCACCTGACAAACCAGAGCAGGTAACAAAGACCCCGTCAGAGCCGCACACCTGCCAGCCCCTCCCTGCTGCTCCACTTCCTGTGAGGCAGGACGCTACAGTAGTGGAGATAGAAGAAGACGATATGGATGAGACTGAAGCTGCAAACGAAGACGGGTACTCCCCTCAGCTCTGCCACTGGAGCCGCTACTTCCTTGTGGATCTGCTGGCGCTGGCGGTGCCAGTGGTCCCCACCATGGCGTGGCTGTGCAGAGGGGCGCAGCGGGATGTCATGCCGGCCTATCACATCGGGTCACTGCTGAGAGGTTGCTGTGCCGTGGCCCTCTACTCGCTTCGACGCCGGGGTGCAGGCAGGGGAGGGAGGCCTGCCAGCATGAATGGAACAACATCCATCTGA